A part of Deltaproteobacteria bacterium genomic DNA contains:
- a CDS encoding M48 family metalloprotease: MTATSKIGTTLGVKAGAIDETKAEAIHKSVQEAARSFRDFTPEQEYYIGRAVGATILKRYRPYENQEATLYLNVLGQTLARFSELPETFNGYHFLILDSDDINALSAPGGLIFISRGMLRCCEHEDALAAVLAHEIGHIQYKHGLQAIKTSRVTTALTTLAIKGAKGLGSAKLARLTETFEDSIHDITSTLISRGYSRAFEVSADHAAVAILDRVGYNPRGLVDMLEVMKKKLKPGGLDFARTHPSPSWRIAGLQDFISAHPEVKRPKARQDRFLKALGSV, encoded by the coding sequence ATGACCGCTACCTCCAAAATAGGCACCACACTGGGTGTGAAAGCCGGTGCTATTGATGAAACCAAGGCAGAGGCCATTCACAAGAGCGTGCAGGAGGCGGCCAGAAGCTTCAGGGACTTCACGCCGGAGCAGGAATATTACATCGGCCGGGCCGTGGGTGCGACCATCCTCAAACGGTACAGGCCTTATGAAAACCAGGAAGCCACCCTGTACCTGAACGTGCTTGGTCAAACCCTGGCCCGGTTTTCAGAACTGCCCGAGACCTTCAATGGATACCACTTTCTCATCCTGGATTCGGATGACATCAACGCCCTGTCCGCACCAGGGGGGCTTATTTTCATCTCCCGGGGAATGCTTCGGTGCTGTGAGCATGAGGACGCCCTGGCCGCGGTCCTGGCCCATGAAATCGGACACATCCAGTATAAACACGGCCTGCAGGCCATTAAGACCTCGCGTGTCACGACCGCCCTGACGACCCTGGCGATCAAAGGCGCCAAAGGCCTTGGCAGTGCGAAACTGGCCAGGCTGACCGAGACTTTCGAAGATTCCATCCACGATATCACCTCAACCCTGATCAGCCGCGGCTACTCCCGCGCCTTTGAGGTGAGCGCCGACCACGCGGCCGTGGCCATCCTGGATCGGGTGGGCTACAACCCCCGCGGCCTGGTGGACATGCTGGAGGTCATGAAAAAAAAGCTCAAACCCGGCGGTCTAGATTTTGCCAGAACTCATCCCTCGCCGTCCTGGAGGATTGCCGGGCTCCAGGATTTTATCTCTGCACACCCCGAGGTCAAAAGGCCAAAAGCCCGGCAAGACAGGTTTTTAAAGGCTTTAGGGAGCGTTTAA
- a CDS encoding SH3 domain-containing protein translates to MAEELKEEGRSLLDKLDIFKKKSAKGVDKVKTGYSAVEDKLLFVSVQVQKGHVRSRPSFLGEIVATLSYGDRIRVRGKQGSWTKVRLPEGEGEGWMHKSALTRKKIILDPEAADVEEAATSDELALAGKGFNEHVEARFKGKHQDLDYIIIDRMEQIIVSQEQISGFLKEGELTPKKERLSGPEGGAP, encoded by the coding sequence ATGGCGGAAGAACTCAAAGAAGAGGGCCGGAGCCTGCTGGATAAACTGGATATATTCAAAAAGAAAAGCGCAAAAGGGGTGGATAAAGTCAAGACCGGTTATTCCGCGGTTGAGGATAAATTACTGTTTGTTAGCGTGCAGGTACAGAAGGGACATGTTCGGTCCCGGCCTTCGTTTTTAGGCGAGATCGTGGCGACGCTCTCTTATGGCGACCGGATCAGGGTGCGGGGTAAACAAGGCAGCTGGACCAAGGTCAGGCTGCCTGAAGGTGAAGGGGAAGGCTGGATGCATAAGTCGGCCCTGACCAGGAAGAAGATCATCCTCGATCCTGAGGCTGCTGATGTCGAAGAGGCGGCTACCAGCGATGAATTGGCCTTAGCAGGCAAGGGGTTCAATGAACACGTTGAAGCCCGGTTCAAAGGCAAGCATCAGGACCTCGACTACATCATAATAGACCGCATGGAGCAAATCATAGTCTCCCAGGAACAGATATCCGGGTTTTTAAAAGAGGGTGAGCTTACGCCGAAGAAAGAGCGTCTTTCAGGTCCTGAAGGAGGTGCCCCATGA
- a CDS encoding enoyl-CoA hydratase/isomerase family protein: protein MRIWNFPKPTIAQIHGYTLAGGCYLQMVCDISVAAEDAVLGHPLGSQGVSSMPLWQLLLGPKKARYLLFTNKFIDGKEAERVGLVSLAVPPDQLEETVNQIASQIAQTHPTRLFYCKESLNTNLEIMGLGALFRYHGQLNALGRLKRPE, encoded by the coding sequence ATGCGCATCTGGAATTTCCCCAAGCCGACCATTGCGCAGATTCACGGCTATACCCTGGCCGGGGGATGCTATCTCCAGATGGTGTGCGATATCAGCGTGGCGGCTGAAGACGCTGTCCTCGGACATCCCCTTGGTTCGCAGGGCGTGAGCAGTATGCCTTTGTGGCAGCTTCTATTAGGGCCGAAAAAGGCCAGGTATCTTTTATTTACCAATAAATTTATAGACGGCAAGGAGGCCGAACGGGTCGGACTGGTCAGCCTGGCCGTTCCTCCGGATCAGCTCGAGGAGACCGTGAACCAAATAGCCTCCCAGATAGCCCAGACGCATCCGACGCGTCTCTTTTATTGCAAGGAATCGCTCAACACCAACCTGGAGATCATGGGCCTCGGTGCTCTCTTCCGTTATCACGGCCAGCTGAACGCCCTGGGACGACTGAAAAGACCTGAATAG